The following proteins are encoded in a genomic region of Dioscorea cayenensis subsp. rotundata cultivar TDr96_F1 chromosome 8, TDr96_F1_v2_PseudoChromosome.rev07_lg8_w22 25.fasta, whole genome shotgun sequence:
- the LOC120267241 gene encoding disease resistance RPP8-like protein 3 — MSSNGFKPSSRMLMLLSKEATRAKTWVDQVRDIAYDVEDIINTYIFKIHQHHRGSHGCFSSLMTTYACHPSRLTILHNLGNEIAKVKRRTEEIFANRSKYQQLVESMSKQFTVVNEGRMNKLKNEELKKMVYEHLKDRKYLVETDDVWTRRDWDNIKEVLPEMTNGSKVLLTTRNREVALHADRQIPLFDLKLLGEEDSWELFCKKVAPHMSYHC; from the exons ATGAGTTCCAATGGATTCAAGCCTTCCTCAAGGATGCTGATGCTACTATCCAAGGAGGCAACAAGAGCGAAGACTTGGGTGGACCAGGTGCGCGACATTGCTTATGACGTCGAGGACATCATCAACACATACATCTTCAAGATTCATCAACACCACCGAGGATCTCATGGATGCTTCTCTTCGTTAATGACAACATATGCTTGTCATCCTTCCAGACTAACAATCCTCCATAACCTTGGCAATGAGATTGCCAAAGTCAAGAGGAGAACTGAGGAGATCTTTGCTAACCGATCCAA ATATCAACAGCTTGTGGAGTCCATGTCTAAGCAATTCACAGTCGTTAACGAAGGGAGGATGAATAAGTTAAAAAATGAGGAGCTGAAGAAGATGGTTTATGAGCATTTGAAAGACAGAAAATACTTGGTGGAGACTGATGATGTATGGACCCGAAGAGATTGGGATAACATAAAAGAAGTGCTGCCAGAAATGACGAATGGAAGTAAAGTGTTGCTAACTACTCGTAACAGAGAAGTTGCATTGCATGCAGATAGACAGATCCCTCTTTTTGATCTCAAGCTCTTAGGAGAAGAAGACAGTTGGGAGTTGTTCTGCAAGAAG